The following coding sequences lie in one Rickettsia hoogstraalii genomic window:
- a CDS encoding YebC/PmpR family DNA-binding transcriptional regulator, which yields MAGHSKFKNIQHRKGAQDKKRAKVFTKLIREIVTAVKTGSSNIPENNPRLRNALTAARSQNLPKERIDKAINSADDANTENYTEIRYEGYAPNGIAIIVEALTDNKNRTAAEVRSGFTKYGGSLGETGSVNYLFKHCGVIQYPTNIASNEDIFEAAIEAGGDDIVSDEIFHTIYTNIENFSKVLEFLTGKYGIPEDFYIGWIPLNTIIIDDKEKAEKLLKLVEILEESDDVQRVFGNYELSDDVYEIIQGEQ from the coding sequence ATGGCCGGTCACTCAAAGTTTAAAAATATTCAGCATCGTAAAGGGGCTCAAGATAAAAAAAGAGCAAAAGTTTTCACTAAATTAATTCGTGAAATAGTTACTGCAGTTAAAACCGGTTCTTCTAATATCCCTGAAAATAACCCGCGTCTTAGAAACGCTTTAACCGCCGCACGCAGTCAAAATCTCCCAAAAGAAAGAATAGACAAAGCTATTAATAGTGCTGACGATGCTAATACCGAAAATTATACGGAAATTAGATATGAAGGTTATGCACCGAATGGTATTGCTATAATAGTTGAAGCTTTAACCGATAATAAAAACCGCACTGCTGCCGAAGTGCGTTCCGGTTTTACCAAATACGGTGGCAGCTTAGGTGAAACAGGTAGCGTTAATTATTTATTCAAACATTGCGGAGTTATTCAGTATCCAACAAACATAGCATCGAATGAAGATATTTTCGAGGCAGCCATAGAAGCCGGAGGGGATGATATCGTATCTGATGAAATATTCCATACAATCTATACGAATATCGAAAATTTTTCTAAGGTTCTAGAATTTTTAACCGGCAAATACGGTATACCTGAAGACTTTTATATAGGCTGGATTCCGTTAAATACAATAATTATAGATGATAAGGAAAAAGCTGAAAAATTACTAAAGCTTGTGGAAATTTTAGAAGAAAGCGATGATGTGCAAAGAGTTTTCGGGAATTATGAATTATCTGATGATGTTTACGAAATAATACAAGGAGAACAATGA
- the ykgO gene encoding type B 50S ribosomal protein L36: MKVVSSLKSLKKRDKDCQIVKRRGKIFVINKKNKRFKAKQG; this comes from the coding sequence ATGAAAGTCGTTAGCTCATTAAAATCACTAAAAAAACGTGATAAAGATTGTCAAATCGTTAAAAGAAGAGGCAAAATTTTTGTGATAAATAAAAAGAATAAAAGATTTAAAGCAAAACAAGGTTAA
- a CDS encoding lytic transglycosylase domain-containing protein yields the protein MVWELCQNCHCERLQGAWQSSKTIKKFCKSEFFTGLLRQLLRNFPRNDVKTILLLLLSFLFFSNPAIADPEIAESFKCSKLFPYFEKKFNIPSNTLHSIALKESGKKHTTRKIRVVWPWTVNVEGKGYHFNTKREAVSFVRIELIKGRESIDVGCMQINLRHHLEAFTSLEQAFDPNNNIRYGAEFLRSKYDQLGSWHKAIAHYHSATHSLGFKYKQDVVKIASNMALYKASLHSYLNNNEGALEDTIPINNNKVQKKSLFSGNKRYRSSIMIPVPAKIN from the coding sequence ATGGTTTGGGAATTGTGCCAAAATTGTCATTGCGAGCGACTACAAGGAGCGTGGCAATCCAGCAAAACAATAAAAAAATTCTGTAAATCAGAATTTTTTACTGGATTGCTTCGTCAATTACTTCGTAATTTTCCTCGCAATGACGTTAAAACTATACTACTCCTATTATTATCCTTTCTCTTCTTTTCAAATCCGGCTATTGCCGATCCTGAAATAGCTGAATCCTTTAAATGTTCAAAACTTTTTCCTTACTTTGAAAAAAAATTTAATATCCCATCTAATACATTACATTCAATAGCTTTAAAAGAATCGGGGAAAAAACATACAACCCGTAAAATTAGAGTAGTATGGCCTTGGACGGTAAATGTTGAAGGAAAAGGCTATCATTTTAACACAAAAAGAGAAGCCGTAAGTTTTGTTAGAATAGAGCTTATAAAAGGGCGAGAGAGTATTGATGTCGGATGTATGCAGATTAACTTAAGACATCATTTGGAAGCTTTTACTTCCCTTGAACAGGCATTCGATCCAAATAATAATATCCGTTACGGTGCAGAATTTTTACGTTCAAAATATGATCAACTAGGGAGCTGGCACAAAGCTATAGCACATTACCACTCAGCCACTCATTCTTTAGGGTTTAAATATAAGCAAGATGTAGTTAAAATAGCAAGTAATATGGCTCTTTATAAAGCATCCTTACATAGTTATCTAAATAATAATGAAGGGGCTTTAGAAGATACAATTCCGATAAATAATAACAAAGTTCAAAAAAAATCACTTTTTAGTGGCAATAAAAGATACAGAAGTAGTATTATGATACCGGTTCCTGCTAAAATTAATTAA
- a CDS encoding DUF2532 domain-containing protein, whose product MNFVSQLLICFLILVSAVKVNADFNNIQDNFEYQEEQLTIELPWSDCTEIHKLLEEKLSFSEQQIKKENKIHEKYKQFYLKHNNPTNFSMQFLEKKSETNGVETLISGFLKFCEDNFQTSKSKSNSLNYYIKKQQDQWFNDIRNENYKIYYRKKYEDNIFRNN is encoded by the coding sequence TTGAACTTCGTATCACAACTATTAATTTGTTTTTTAATATTAGTAAGTGCGGTAAAAGTAAATGCCGATTTTAACAATATTCAAGATAATTTTGAATATCAGGAAGAGCAGCTAACAATAGAATTACCTTGGAGTGATTGTACCGAAATTCATAAATTATTAGAGGAAAAATTATCTTTTTCAGAACAACAAATAAAAAAAGAAAATAAAATTCATGAGAAATATAAGCAATTTTATTTAAAACATAATAATCCTACTAATTTTTCTATGCAATTTCTTGAGAAAAAATCTGAGACTAATGGAGTAGAAACTTTAATATCAGGTTTTTTAAAATTTTGTGAAGATAATTTCCAAACTAGTAAAAGTAAATCTAATTCCCTAAATTATTATATTAAAAAACAACAAGATCAATGGTTTAATGATATAAGAAACGAGAATTACAAAATATATTATAGAAAAAAATACGAAGATAATATCTTTAGAAATAATTAA
- a CDS encoding palindromic element RPE1 domain-containing protein, with the protein MKHAANDIISRLGMIDKDFSDILEISAKCGYLTKLLKTTYRNADITATDMSPLLLDSFEHGRKLLIRHLSKPAYREEFKGDTERRTAAYTSVREDSSTGSTSKLPLEAKFGKMSIDDEDLEFPKDSFDLIIYSLGLHWINDVQSFLSNIRTFLKPDGIFIGNFVGGNSLKNLRKSLIDAETASGFKHSPHISPFIHFDHVPMLLSQAEFAEVIVDYENIELKFDNPLALMREVKNIGESNSLNASHNYAISKKMFSLLQNYTNGFEDNITLISFIASPNKNSIRLKLL; encoded by the coding sequence ATCAAGCATGCAGCTAATGATATAATAAGTCGATTAGGGATGATTGATAAGGATTTTTCGGATATTCTAGAAATATCGGCTAAATGCGGTTACCTTACAAAGCTGTTAAAAACTACCTACCGAAATGCCGATATTACTGCGACGGATATGTCACCTTTATTGCTTGATTCTTTTGAGCATGGTCGTAAATTATTAATTAGACATCTTTCCAAACCAGCTTATAGAGAGGAATTTAAAGGAGACACGGAACGCAGGACCGCAGCGTACACAAGCGTACGTGAGGATTCGAGTACCGGATCGACGTCTAAATTACCTCTAGAAGCGAAGTTTGGAAAGATGTCTATTGATGATGAAGATTTAGAATTCCCAAAAGACTCGTTTGATTTAATTATTTATTCATTAGGGTTACACTGGATAAATGATGTGCAGAGTTTTCTATCTAATATAAGAACATTTTTAAAGCCTGACGGTATTTTTATCGGTAATTTTGTCGGCGGAAATAGTTTAAAGAATTTACGTAAATCCTTAATAGATGCCGAAACAGCAAGTGGCTTTAAACACTCTCCTCATATTTCTCCCTTTATTCATTTTGACCATGTCCCAATGCTATTATCACAAGCAGAATTTGCCGAAGTAATTGTTGATTATGAAAATATAGAGCTAAAATTTGATAATCCTTTAGCTTTAATGAGGGAAGTAAAAAATATCGGTGAGTCAAATTCACTAAATGCTAGTCACAATTACGCTATTTCTAAAAAGATGTTCTCTTTACTACAAAATTATACAAACGGCTTTGAAGATAATATTACTTTAATTAGTTTTATTGCTTCGCCAAATAAGAATAGTATAAGATTAAAGTTGTTATAA
- the lpdA gene encoding dihydrolipoyl dehydrogenase — protein MQEFDLVVIGSGPAGYTGSIRAAQLGMKVACVEKNDTLGGTCLNIGCIPSKALLNSSEKYEEALKHFESIGITADVKLDLQKMLANKDKVVSDLTKGIESLFAKNKITRIKGEAKIITSNIVEVNKEQIKAKNILITTGSSVIEIPNIKIDEEFIVSSTGALKLSKVPENLIVVGGGYIGLELGSVWRRLGAKVTVIEYAPSIVPMLDKEIATQFMKLQQKQGIEFKLNTKVLSAEVKSGKVNLTIEEGGKSSLVTSDVVLMAVGRKAYTQNLGLESVGIITDKQGRIEINDRFQTSSPNIYAVGDVVKGAMLAHKAEEEAVAAVEIMAGQAGHVNYNLIPSVIYTYPEVASIGETEEQLKEKGINYKVGKFPFLANSRARAIGSTEGMVKILADSKTDRVLGAHIIGADASTLIAELTAYMEFGAASEDIARTCHAHPTLSEAIKEAALSVDKRTINM, from the coding sequence ATGCAAGAATTTGATTTAGTGGTAATAGGTAGCGGGCCGGCCGGTTATACAGGTAGTATTAGAGCTGCTCAGCTTGGTATGAAAGTAGCGTGTGTTGAGAAAAACGATACTCTCGGTGGCACTTGTTTAAATATAGGATGCATACCGTCGAAAGCTTTACTTAATTCCTCTGAAAAATATGAAGAAGCTTTAAAGCATTTTGAGAGTATAGGTATTACTGCAGATGTAAAATTAGATTTACAAAAAATGCTAGCTAATAAAGATAAAGTAGTTTCTGACCTTACAAAAGGGATAGAAAGCTTATTTGCCAAAAATAAGATTACTAGGATAAAGGGTGAAGCTAAAATTATCACGAGCAACATCGTTGAAGTAAATAAAGAGCAAATTAAAGCCAAAAATATCCTAATTACTACAGGTTCCAGCGTCATAGAAATACCAAATATCAAAATAGATGAAGAGTTTATTGTTTCATCTACCGGAGCTTTAAAGCTTTCTAAAGTACCTGAGAACTTAATAGTTGTCGGGGGAGGATATATAGGCTTAGAACTCGGCTCAGTTTGGCGTCGTTTAGGTGCTAAAGTAACGGTTATTGAGTATGCACCGAGCATTGTGCCTATGCTTGATAAGGAAATTGCTACGCAGTTTATGAAGCTACAGCAAAAACAAGGTATAGAGTTTAAGCTGAATACCAAAGTGTTATCGGCTGAAGTAAAGTCAGGAAAAGTAAATCTGACAATAGAGGAGGGCGGTAAGAGTTCGTTAGTAACTAGCGATGTGGTATTAATGGCAGTAGGTAGAAAAGCCTATACGCAAAATCTAGGGCTTGAGTCTGTCGGTATTATTACAGATAAACAAGGTAGAATTGAGATTAATGACCGGTTCCAAACATCTAGTCCAAACATTTACGCAGTCGGTGATGTGGTAAAAGGAGCGATGCTTGCTCATAAAGCCGAGGAAGAGGCTGTAGCTGCCGTGGAAATTATGGCAGGGCAGGCAGGACATGTTAACTATAATCTAATTCCAAGCGTAATATATACTTATCCTGAAGTAGCAAGCATCGGTGAAACGGAAGAACAGTTAAAAGAAAAAGGCATTAATTATAAAGTAGGTAAGTTTCCGTTTTTAGCAAATAGTAGAGCAAGAGCAATCGGTAGTACGGAAGGGATGGTTAAGATCCTTGCCGATAGTAAAACCGATAGGGTTTTAGGAGCTCATATTATAGGAGCCGATGCAAGTACACTCATTGCCGAGCTTACGGCTTATATGGAATTTGGAGCAGCTTCGGAAGATATAGCAAGAACCTGCCACGCCCACCCGACTTTAAGCGAGGCCATAAAAGAAGCAGCACTTAGTGTGGATAAAAGAACGATTAATATGTGA
- a CDS encoding 5-formyltetrahydrofolate cyclo-ligase yields the protein MTKQELRLYFKDLLIKNQDKINSDLVKNSLINKISRLLKELKVKTVGLYYPLKYEINLLEITNLHPEIKFFLPKIIADEIKYCSYKSNDELVLGEFKTYEPINNDFFIPELVIIPGLAFSNEGYRLGYGKGHFDRYLNNNRNILAVGVCLKEQLIDNFPVEPHDRKLDFVISV from the coding sequence ATGACCAAACAAGAGCTGCGGCTTTATTTCAAAGATCTTTTAATAAAAAACCAAGATAAGATTAATTCCGACTTAGTCAAAAACTCCCTAATCAATAAAATTAGCCGGTTATTAAAGGAGTTAAAAGTAAAGACAGTGGGACTTTACTATCCTCTAAAATACGAGATTAACTTACTTGAAATAACAAACTTACATCCTGAAATAAAATTTTTCCTACCAAAAATTATAGCAGATGAAATCAAATATTGTTCATATAAATCCAATGATGAACTAGTGCTAGGTGAATTTAAAACCTATGAGCCTATAAATAATGATTTTTTTATTCCTGAGTTAGTTATTATCCCAGGGCTTGCGTTTAGTAATGAGGGTTACAGACTTGGATACGGCAAAGGACATTTTGATCGATATCTTAATAATAACCGAAATATATTGGCTGTCGGAGTTTGTTTAAAAGAGCAGTTAATAGATAATTTTCCTGTTGAACCTCATGATCGTAAACTTGATTTTGTGATTTCGGTATAA